A window of Rhinatrema bivittatum chromosome 2, aRhiBiv1.1, whole genome shotgun sequence contains these coding sequences:
- the LOC115085965 gene encoding LOW QUALITY PROTEIN: ninein-like (The sequence of the model RefSeq protein was modified relative to this genomic sequence to represent the inferred CDS: inserted 2 bases in 2 codons; deleted 1 base in 1 codon), with the protein MGLRARQWGYGMDEAEQDQCEACLKELFHSFDLTGTGSLGQEELTDLCLMLQLEEVAPTLQQMLLQGNLSGRVHFDQFKEALILILSSTLSNDESFQEQDCSPEARPKYIKDGKRYGRRSLPELQDSVEDFAEVTVIESEDDDARSSHIPSGNCDELWKTQDSEEYEAEGQLRFWNPDDLSASQNLFSPSQDWIEEKLQLICEDLGITRNGHLNRKKSITICEQYCFQNLKGEVLEDALQNAGEDDTMSLQEYFYEVFKNSKPLTPSTSTPYRQLKTHLSMQSFESGRRTATPPTMMGTVGFCFFSFLDDGTGYSSVEKILHGWREEGIENSQAILKALDFDLDGKINLTELTMALENELPVTKSGILQAAQASFKTEIKHLLEQADQAAREKEKLRSDLGKKNEKLKTPMASEIDDHHAAIEQENEYNLRKLDEEYRERTTALKTELGKEREQILQQASKQRXELEQEIEKMKIENYIRERLALSLKENSHLESELLENTEKMADYETLANSLQRNLDNVLKEKFGXLDPSSAEFFLQEERLAQMKKEHEQQRREYLNLFYWTDSQIGLDTPNWFVCYIELSEPNDYSVKYMERKKILKYRKMQLESKKMCLNDTEIVFNCVGCH; encoded by the exons ATGGGACTGCGGGCAAGGCAATGGGGCTATGGGATGGATGAAGCAGAGCAGGACCAGTGTGAGGCCTGTCTCAAGGAGCTGTTTCACAGCTTTGACTTGACAGGCACTGGATCACTGGGACAGGAAGAGCTGACTGATCTCTGTCTCATGCTTCAGTTGGAAGAAGTGGCC CCCACACTGCAGCAAATGCTTCTGCAAGGCAACCTCTCAGGCCGGGTACATTTTGACCAATTTAAGGAAGCACTGATACTTATTTTATCCAGCACGCTATCCAATGATGAGAGCTTCCAAGAGCAAGATTGCTCACCAGAAGCCCGGCCTAAGTACATCAAAGATGGGAAACGCTATGGCCGGAGATCTTTACCTGAGCTCCAGGACTCCGTGGAAGATTTTGCTGAAGTGACAGTCATTGAATCAGAAGATGACGATGCCAGATCTTCACACATTCCTTCCGGGAACTGTGATGAGCTCTGGAAGACTCAGGACAGTGAAGAATATGAAGCAGAAGGTCAGCTGAGATTTTGGAACCCGGATGACTTAAGCGCTTCACAAAATCTGTTTTCACCATCCCAAGACTGGATAGAAGAGAAGCTTCAATTAATTTGCGAGGATCTGGGGATCACGAGAAATGGTCACCTGAACAGGAAAAAGTCAATCACCATTTGTGAGCAGTACTGCTTCCAGAACCTTAAAGGAGAGGTGCTGGAAGATGCGCTCCAGAATGCTGGTGAAGATGATACCATGAGCCTACAAGAATATTTCTATGAAGTGTTTAAAAATAGTAAACCCCTTACTCCATCCACTTCCACGCCCTACAGGCAGCTGAAGACgcatctctctatgcagtcctTTGAGAGCGGGAGACGCACCGCTACCCCACCAACGATGATGGGCACAGTTGGCTTCTGCTTTTTCTCCTTCCTGGATGATGGCACAGGTTATAGCTCTGTGGAGAAGATCCTGCATGGGTGGCGTGAAGAAGGAATTGAGAACAGCCAGGCAATCTTAAAGGCCCTGGATTTTGATCTGGATGGAAAGATCAACTTGACAGAGCTTACAATGGCTCTGGAAAATGAGCTGCCGGTCACCAAAAGTGGAATTCTTCAGGCAGCGCAGGCGAGCTTCAAGACTGAAATCAAGCATTTACTTGAGCAGGCCGATCAAGCTGccagagaaaaagagaaactCCGGTCcgatttgggaaaaaaaaatgaaaagctgaAAACCCCGATGGCCTCTGAAATAGATGATCACCATGCTGCGATAGAACAGGAGAATGAATACAACCTCAGGAAGCTGGACGAAGAGTACAGGGAACGCACCACAGCACTGAAGACGGAACTTGGAAAAGAGAGGGAGCAGATCTTACAACAGGCTAGCAAGCAGC TAGAGCTGGAGCAGGAGATCGAGAAGATGAAGATAGAGAACTACATTAGAGAGCGTCTTGCACTTTCTTTAAAGGAAAACAGTCATTTAGAGAGTGAGCTGTTGGAGAATACAGAAAAGATGGCAGACTATGAGACTCTAGCAAATTCTCTGCAAAGAAACCTTGATAATGTGCTGAAAGAAAAGTTTG ATCTGGATCCCAGCAGTGCAGAGTTTTTCCTGCAGGAAGAGAGATTAGCGCAGATGAAAAAGGAACACGAACAGCAACGCAGAGAGTACCTAAATCTATTTTACTGGACAGATAGCCAAATAGGCCTTGACACCCCAAATTGGTTTGTGTGCTATATAGAATTGTCAGAACCAAATGATTATTCTGTAAAATATATGGAGAGAAAGAAGATCCTTAAGTATCGAAAAATGCAGTTAGAGTCCAAGAAAATGTGTCTGAACGATACAGAAATAGTCTTTAATTGTGTTGGATGCCACTAG